Proteins encoded by one window of Salvia splendens isolate huo1 chromosome 14, SspV2, whole genome shotgun sequence:
- the LOC121764799 gene encoding putative homeobox-leucine zipper protein ATHB-51, translating to MDWNGNLRMPFVPRPPDTSNFNFLYNCTFDHFPVGVEMKQHAMMEKNMNQLMVDPKKKRLSNEQLELLENSFQEEIKLDPDRKMKLAKELGLQPRQIAVWFQNRRARWKGKQLERLYDALKQEYDAVSRDKHKLQQEVMALRAILKEQVAKKQVSTGYTDVSGEETVESTSIPSLEKQNPVVVEGEGMTAGTSLHQMAECNYMEEYNNTVMIPPYWATSMPSCP from the exons ATGGATTGGAATGGTAACCTTCGAATGCCTTTTGTTCCTCGACCTCCAGATACCTCCAACTTCAACTTTCTCTACAATTGCACCTTCGACCACTTCCCTG TGGGGGTAGAAATGAAGCAACATGCGATGATGGAGAAGAACATGAATCAGTTGATGGTGGATCCGAAGAAGAAGCGGTTGAGCAACGAGCAGCTGGAGTTGCTGGAAAACAGCTTCCAAGAGGAGATTAAGCTGGATCCGGACCGGAAGATGAAGCTCGCCAAGGAGCTAGGGCTGCAGCCGCGCCAGATCGCGGTCTGGTTCCAGAACCGCAGGGCTCGCTGGAAGGGCAAGCAGCTCGAGCGCTTGTACGACGCGCTTAAACAGGAGTACGACGCTGTTTCTAGGGATAAGCACAAGCTGCAACAGGAG GTTATGGCACTAAGGGCCATTCTCAAGGAACAAGTGGcaaaaaaacaagtatcaacCGGCTACACAGACGTTTCTGGAGAAGAAACGGTGGAAAGCACGTCAATTCCAAGCTTAGAGAAGCAAAAtccggtggtggtggagggggAGGGGATGACGGCGGGGACTAGCCTCCACCAGATGGCAGAGTGCAACTACATGGAGGAGTACAATAATACAGTGATGATACCTCCCTACTGGGCTACCTCTATGCCCTCTTGTCCTTGA
- the LOC121763274 gene encoding F-box protein PP2-A15-like, translating into MGASLSNLGENGSGSGGPGLGDIPESCVACVFLYLSPPEICNLARLNRAFRGAASSDAVWEAKLPSNYHHLLQLLSQPALCENLSRKDIFAFLARPNLFDDANKLVWVDRYAGRVCMAISAKGMSITGIDDRRYWNWVPTEESRFNVVAYLQQIWWFEVDGSVTFPFPPDVYTLSFRIHLGRFSRRLGRRISHFDHTHGWDVKPVRFVLSTSGGQHASSECFLDNIPEDDANGSYKRGCWIEYKVGQFLVKESDPPTEVRFSMKQIDCTHSKGGLCVDSVSIMPSELKERRSERTLQ; encoded by the exons ATGGGGGCATCATTGTCGAATTTGGGGGAAAACGggtcgggcagcggcggaccGGGTCTAGGGGATATACCGGAGAGCTGCGTGGCGTGCGTCTTTCTCTACCTCTCGCCGCCGGAGATATGCAATTTAGCTCGCCTCAATCGCGCCTTCCGCGGTGCCGCCTCATCCGACGCCGTATGGGAGGCGAAGCTCCCCTCCAAttaccaccacctcctccagcTTCTCTCACAACCCGCTCTTTGTGAAAACCTCTCCAGAAAGGATATTTTTGCCTTCCTCGCACGCCCTAACCTCTTCGACGACGCCAACAAG TTGGTATGGGTGGACAGATATGCTGGGAGAGTTTGCATGGCAATATCAGCAAAGGGAATGTCCATCACTGGCATCGACGACAGGAGATATTGGAATTGGGTTCCTACCGAAGAATCCAG ATTTAACGTTGTAGCATATTTACAGCAAATATGGTGGTTTGAAGTTGATGGATCTGTGACGTTTCCTTTCCCACCAGATGTATACACACTGTCATTTAGGATACACCTTGGGAGATTTTCTAGGAGACTGGGGCGCCGTATCTCTCACTTTGATCACACTCATGGCTGGGATGTCAAGCCCGTAAGGTTCGTGTTATCTACTTCAGGCGGCCAACACGCATCAAGTGAGTGCTTCTTAGACAACATACCAGAGGATGATGCTAATGGGAGTTACAAACGGGGTTGTTGGATTGAGTACAAGGTGGGTCAGTTCCTAGTCAAGGAGTCGGATCCACCCACTGAAGTACGGTTCTCAATGAAACAAATCGACTGCACGCATTCGAAAGGCGGCCTCTGCGTTGATTCAGTGTCAATCATGCCCAGTGAGCTGAAAGAACGAAGAAGCGAACGGACTTTGCAATGA
- the LOC121764749 gene encoding embryonic protein DC-8-like: MESKQAAREERAEAAARTAADELSQVNKERRELESETVMVDRPDYYRKTEVRQEEKSPGVIGSIIKTVQGTVGHAKDAVMGKSFEARDTAEETADTAARNAADAKDAAAGKLGEYKGYASEKAKDTTVEYKDSAAEKAKNAKDATLDKANQATNVTADKAKNVKDATVDKATQAKNATAETAKDAKDATVDKAAEYRDYTAEKANQAKNATAETAKNAKDATVNKAAEYRDYAADKASQAKNATVETAKNAKDATVDKANQAKNATMETAKNAKDTTVEKAAEYRDYAAEKASQVKDDTVETAKNEKDTTVEKAVEYKDYGAEKAKEGKDTTVGKITELKDSAAGAARRAVGYLTGKKDETTQAAVETGEAAKQKAGEAKEAAKGKYEETKEEATRKMEDIKIESQRDTGDINRGSGGGGGGVFGALGSMKDAIKDKLTPHPGDKVDEKGTPVAVRVDVETTTAGPPASRLREADQTFNDVGPLDDEGTTAR; encoded by the exons ATGGAGTCGAAGCAAGCAGCGCGCGAAGAGAGGGCTGAGGCGGCTGCCAGAACCGCCGCCGACGAACTCAGCCAGGTTAACAAGGAGAGGAGGGAGCTGGAGAGTGAAACCGTCATGGTGGATCGGCCGGATTATTACCGGAAAAcagaagtccggcaagaagaaAAGTCTCCTGGCGTGATTGGCAGCATTATCAAGACGGTGCAGGGGACCGTCGGCCACGCTAAAGATGCTGTCATGGGGAAGTCCTTCGAAGCACGTGACACTGCAGAGGAGACTGCCGACACTGCTGCCCGCAACGCCGCAGATGCGAAGGATGCGGCGGCGGGGAAGCTCGGCGAGTATAAAGGCTATGCGTCGGAGAAGGCCAAAGATACGACGGTCGAGTACAAAGACTCTGCGGCGGAGAAGGCTAAAAACGCCAAGGATGCGACGCTCGACAAGGCGAACCAGGCCACGAATGTGACGGCGGACAAGGCGAAGAACGTCAAGGACGCGACGGTCGACAAGGCCACACAGGCGAAGAATGCAACCGCAGAAACGGCGAAGGACGCGAAGGACGCGACGGTGGACAAGGCGGCGGAGTACAGAGATTACACCGCTGAGAAAGCGAACCAGGCCAAGAATGCAACGGCGGAAACGGCGAAGAATGCTAAGGACGCGACGGTGAACAAGGCAGCGGAGTACAGGGATTATGCGGCGGACAAGGCGAGTCAGGCGAAGAATGCGACGGTGGAGACGGCTAAGAACGCGAAGGATGCGACGGTCGATAAGGCAAATCAAGCGAAGAATGCGACCATGGAGACGGCTAAGAATGCGAAGGATACGACGGTGGAAAAGGCAGCGGAGTACAGAGACTACGCTGCTGAGAAGGCAAGCCAGGTGAAGGATGATACGGTGGAGACGGCTAAGAACGAGAAGGATACAACAGTGGAGAAGGCGGTGGAGTATAAGGATTATGGCGCTGAGAAGGCTAAAGAAGGGAAGGATACCACAGTGGGGAAGATCACCGAATTGAAGGACTCGGCGGCTGGGGCTGCGAGAAGGGCGGTTGGTTACTTGACGGGGAAGAAAGACGAGACTACGCAGGCAGCTGTGGAAACCGGGGAGGCTGCGAAACAGAAGGCTGGAGAGGCAAAGGAGGCAGCCAAG GGGAAATATGAGGAGACAAAGGAAGAAGCGACGAGGAAAATGGAGGATATTAAAATTGAAAGCCAGCGAGACACTGGTGACATTAACAGAGGCagtggaggtggaggaggaggagtttTTGGTGCGCTAGGAAGCATGAAGGATGCCATAAAGGATAAGCTAACACCGCATCCAGGAGATAAGGTAGATGAGAAGGGGACGCCGGTGGCCGTGAGGGTGGATGTGGAGACCACAACGGCTGGGCCTCCCGCCTCCCGCCTCAGGGAGGCTGACCAGACGTTCAACGACGTCGGGCCATTGGATGACGAGGGCACCACGGCGCGTTGA